A genomic segment from Psychrobacter arcticus 273-4 encodes:
- a CDS encoding TerD family protein, which produces MSQPQALIAGANAPLPTDNISIRILSQNAIDCAAYRLTADGKVRGDGDMIFYGQTRSDDGSVGFRGHDSDGFFDINLTAQPANIEKIALAFSSAQTLAQVGDVDIQVLQGSQVLITCQLSAVGRNEKAIILAECYRRQGSWKFRFIAQGFEGGLKPLSEHFGVEIADEAPAQSQAQTINTQRPINTQKAGSAPQTSTPPPIPASSTSPSINLSKITLTKNQSSINLKKRDDFGKISVNLNWNQRPDTSKQAPKKGLLGDLFKQHKAGGIDLDVGAMIHLKNGEKTLIQALGNRFGSLQSAPYVLLRADDRTGQTNGGEWLDINGQQWSQIEEVFIFAFIYEGAPNWSQTDGVVTIHVPDQPPIETRLTEGAGNLPMCAIARLVNQQGSINVERINEYFKGHQEMDKAFNWGFSWKRGSK; this is translated from the coding sequence ATGAGTCAACCTCAAGCACTGATTGCTGGTGCCAATGCGCCACTACCAACTGACAATATCAGTATTCGTATTTTAAGCCAAAATGCCATCGATTGCGCCGCTTACCGTTTGACCGCGGATGGCAAAGTGCGCGGTGATGGCGATATGATATTTTATGGGCAGACACGTAGCGATGATGGTAGCGTCGGCTTTCGCGGTCATGACAGCGATGGATTTTTTGATATTAATTTAACAGCGCAACCTGCCAATATTGAGAAGATTGCTTTAGCGTTTTCTAGCGCGCAAACGCTTGCTCAAGTCGGCGATGTAGATATCCAGGTATTGCAAGGCAGCCAAGTGCTGATAACTTGCCAATTAAGTGCTGTTGGACGTAATGAAAAAGCCATCATTTTAGCAGAATGTTATCGCCGGCAGGGCAGTTGGAAGTTTCGCTTTATTGCTCAAGGTTTTGAAGGCGGTCTTAAACCTTTGTCTGAGCATTTCGGTGTTGAAATTGCCGATGAAGCGCCTGCTCAATCTCAAGCTCAGACTATTAATACACAGCGACCGATCAACACGCAAAAAGCTGGTAGTGCGCCTCAAACAAGTACGCCACCGCCAATACCTGCCAGCTCTACTAGCCCTTCAATTAACCTGAGTAAAATCACCTTAACCAAAAATCAATCTAGCATCAATCTTAAAAAGCGCGATGACTTTGGTAAAATCTCTGTCAATTTAAACTGGAATCAGCGTCCAGATACCAGCAAGCAAGCGCCCAAAAAAGGGCTACTTGGCGATTTGTTTAAGCAACATAAAGCTGGCGGCATAGATCTTGATGTTGGCGCGATGATTCATCTGAAAAATGGTGAAAAGACCCTGATTCAAGCTTTAGGCAATCGCTTTGGTAGCTTGCAGTCAGCGCCTTACGTTTTATTGCGTGCTGATGATAGAACGGGACAAACGAATGGTGGCGAATGGCTGGATATTAATGGTCAGCAGTGGTCACAGATTGAAGAGGTGTTTATCTTTGCTTTTATCTATGAAGGGGCACCAAATTGGTCGCAAACAGATGGGGTAGTGACCATTCATGTGCCAGACCAGCCACCGATTGAAACACGTTTGACAGAAGGTGCAGGTAACTTACCAATGTGCGCTATTGCGCGTCTGGTCAATCAACAAGGCAGTATTAATGTTGAGCGTATTAATGAGTACTTTAAAGGACATCAAGAGATGGATAAAGCTTTTAATTGGGGCTTTAGTTGGAAACGTGGCAGTAAGTAA
- a CDS encoding TerD family protein, whose product MAVSLQKGQKISLSKEAGGDLTQVKLGLGWDVAQAPQDKKGGFLGKLFGGGSGGDSIDLDASCIMFDSNKQPVDAIWFSQLKSKDGSIVHTGDNRTGDGDGDDEVINVDLSKVPANVVSLVFTVNSFTGQTFETVENAFCRIVNANNNTEVARYNLSSQGTHTAMIMAKVYRHNNEWKMHAIGETATGRTFHDLMPAITPHA is encoded by the coding sequence ATGGCAGTTAGTTTACAAAAGGGTCAAAAAATCTCCCTAAGCAAAGAAGCTGGCGGCGATCTTACCCAAGTAAAATTAGGTCTAGGCTGGGATGTTGCCCAAGCTCCACAAGATAAAAAAGGTGGGTTTTTAGGTAAATTGTTCGGCGGCGGTAGTGGCGGCGATTCTATCGATTTAGATGCGTCATGCATCATGTTTGATAGCAACAAACAGCCAGTGGATGCCATTTGGTTTAGCCAATTAAAATCAAAAGATGGCAGTATCGTGCACACTGGTGATAACCGCACCGGTGACGGCGATGGTGACGATGAAGTGATCAATGTTGATTTATCAAAAGTCCCAGCTAACGTAGTGTCCTTGGTATTTACCGTGAACAGCTTTACTGGTCAGACGTTTGAGACAGTAGAAAATGCGTTTTGCCGTATCGTCAATGCCAATAACAATACTGAAGTAGCACGCTATAATTTGTCGTCGCAAGGTACTCATACAGCGATGATTATGGCAAAAGTTTACCGCCATAATAATGAGTGGAAAATGCATGCCATCGGTGAAACGGCGACTGGTCGTACTTTCCATGACTTGATGCCTGCTATCACCCCGCATGCTTAA
- a CDS encoding TIGR00266 family protein: MAATFSLIGTIEPFLHCTLKKGDSIYCEANAMVMMESNLELKGKLQGGLMQSLMRRFANDESLFQQQIEAVNGEGDCLLAPTLDGDMQIIDCGKHQYTLSDGAFVAAQIGVDIRAHIQRNLGGAVFGDTGGFMVMQTQGQGQVVVSGFGSLFEIDVTPDKDVIIDNGHVVCWDSTLDYKLSVSTSKKKGIMSNIINSVTSGEGMVLNFSGSGKVIICSRNRDSYQGWLQSILGTSSGGRGGNSGLLGNIL; this comes from the coding sequence ATGGCTGCAACGTTTAGCTTAATCGGAACTATTGAACCCTTCTTACATTGCACTCTTAAAAAAGGCGATTCAATCTATTGCGAAGCCAATGCTATGGTGATGATGGAATCAAATCTTGAGCTAAAAGGTAAGTTGCAAGGTGGACTGATGCAGTCATTGATGCGCCGTTTTGCTAATGATGAGTCACTTTTTCAGCAGCAAATTGAAGCGGTAAATGGTGAAGGCGATTGCTTACTGGCACCAACGCTAGACGGCGATATGCAAATCATTGATTGTGGCAAACATCAATATACCTTGAGCGATGGTGCTTTTGTCGCGGCGCAAATTGGCGTCGATATCAGAGCCCATATTCAACGTAACTTAGGTGGCGCAGTCTTTGGTGATACCGGCGGCTTTATGGTCATGCAGACGCAAGGTCAAGGTCAGGTGGTGGTATCGGGTTTTGGTTCATTATTTGAGATTGATGTGACCCCAGATAAAGATGTCATTATCGATAATGGTCATGTGGTCTGTTGGGACTCGACGCTTGATTATAAGCTCTCTGTATCCACCAGCAAGAAAAAAGGCATCATGAGCAATATCATTAATTCAGTCACCAGTGGCGAAGGCATGGTATTGAACTTTTCGGGATCAGGCAAAGTCATTATTTGCTCACGCAACCGTGACAGCTACCAAGGTTGGCTGCAAAGCATCTTAGGTACCAGCTCAGGCGGTCGCGGCGGCAATAGCGGATTACTTGGTAATATTTTATAG
- a CDS encoding TerD family protein → MAISLTKGGNVNLSKEAPGLTNITVGLGWDPRATDGQEFDLDAIGFLVNEAGQVRNDQDFIFFNNLKSDNGAVEHTGDNRTGEGDGDDEKIKINLASIPADVSKVAICAIIYEGQARNQNFGQVGDAYIRVLNDNGDAEIARYDLSEDGSTETAMIFGELYRHSGDWKFRAVGQGFSGGLGPLAASYGVNV, encoded by the coding sequence ATGGCTATTAGCTTAACAAAAGGCGGCAACGTAAACTTATCAAAAGAAGCGCCAGGTTTAACCAATATTACTGTCGGTCTAGGCTGGGATCCACGCGCCACTGACGGTCAAGAATTTGACTTAGATGCGATTGGCTTTTTGGTCAATGAAGCAGGTCAAGTACGTAATGATCAAGATTTCATCTTCTTTAACAACCTAAAGTCAGACAATGGCGCGGTTGAACACACAGGCGACAACCGTACCGGTGAAGGTGATGGCGATGATGAAAAAATCAAAATCAACCTTGCGAGCATTCCAGCTGACGTAAGCAAAGTCGCTATCTGTGCCATCATCTATGAAGGTCAAGCTCGCAACCAAAATTTCGGTCAAGTGGGTGACGCTTATATCCGTGTTTTGAACGACAATGGCGACGCTGAAATCGCTCGTTATGACCTATCAGAAGACGGCAGTACCGAAACAGCGATGATTTTTGGTGAATTATATCGTCATAGTGGCGACTGGAAATTCCGCGCGGTTGGTCAAGGTTTCAGCGGTGGTCTTGGACCATTAGCGGCCTCTTACGGCGTCAACGTTTAA
- a CDS encoding DUF475 domain-containing protein has protein sequence MRHFYLDFIFTAIALMVAAWWGYSHGGMGGLITTLSITAILAVMEISLSFDNAVVNASVLKGWDEFWKKIFLTVGILIAVFGMRLVFPIVIVAVTADLGMMEVINLALYQPEEYSARLMAHHAEISAFGGIFLLLVFLNFIFDDKEVHWFHWLESRLAKLGKVDAMSVFVALIVLMFAVSWANAEQGSAVLIAGVWGILVYLGVQVISGMLEGDLEEDLENEENGSGAAATSAIMKGGIIGFLYLEVLDASFSFDGVIGAFAITNDVIVIMLGLAIGAMFVRSMTIFLVDKGTLDEFIYLEHGAHYAIGALAIIMLLSVKFHVPELITGLIGIAFIGWALLASLKYRKQQAKSIT, from the coding sequence ATGAGACATTTTTATTTAGACTTCATCTTCACAGCTATCGCATTGATGGTAGCTGCATGGTGGGGATATTCACATGGTGGTATGGGCGGCTTAATAACCACTCTATCTATTACTGCTATTTTGGCCGTCATGGAGATTTCATTATCATTTGATAATGCGGTGGTCAACGCTTCAGTCCTTAAAGGCTGGGACGAATTTTGGAAAAAGATATTTTTAACCGTTGGTATTTTAATTGCTGTATTCGGTATGCGCTTAGTATTCCCGATTGTCATCGTTGCAGTGACTGCCGACCTTGGTATGATGGAAGTAATCAATCTAGCGTTATATCAACCAGAAGAATACTCGGCAAGACTAATGGCACATCATGCTGAAATCTCAGCCTTTGGTGGTATTTTCTTGTTACTGGTATTCTTAAACTTTATCTTTGATGATAAAGAAGTCCATTGGTTCCATTGGCTTGAGAGCCGTTTGGCAAAATTGGGCAAAGTCGATGCCATGAGCGTGTTTGTCGCGCTTATTGTCCTGATGTTTGCCGTATCATGGGCCAATGCTGAACAAGGTTCTGCCGTACTGATTGCTGGTGTATGGGGTATCTTGGTCTATCTTGGCGTCCAAGTTATCTCTGGTATGCTCGAGGGTGACCTTGAAGAAGACTTAGAAAACGAAGAGAATGGTTCTGGCGCAGCAGCGACCAGCGCGATTATGAAAGGCGGTATTATCGGCTTTTTATACTTAGAAGTCCTTGATGCCTCATTCAGTTTCGATGGCGTGATTGGCGCATTTGCGATTACCAATGACGTTATCGTGATTATGCTTGGTCTTGCCATTGGTGCTATGTTTGTGCGTTCGATGACCATCTTCTTGGTCGACAAAGGCACGCTTGATGAGTTCATCTATCTTGAACATGGCGCACATTATGCCATCGGTGCCTTGGCAATTATCATGCTACTATCGGTGAAATTCCATGTACCAGAGCTTATTACTGGTTTGATTGGTATTGCCTTTATCGGTTGGGCATTGCTTGCTTCACTCAAATATCGCAAGCAACAAGCAAAGTCGATTACCTAG
- a CDS encoding TerD family protein: MALSLNKGGNLSLTKTDPNLTKLLIGLGWDERATSGAEFDLDASVFLLNAAGKVRGDHDFIFYNQLKSDNGAVEHTGDNRTGEGDGDDEVVKVNLTQVPADVDKIVVTVTIHDAAARSQNFGQVANAFIRVVNEETGTEVVRFDLAEDHSIETAMVFGEVYRHNAEWKFRAVGQGYSGGLQVMCQQYGVDI, translated from the coding sequence ATGGCATTATCTCTGAATAAAGGCGGTAATTTATCGCTCACCAAAACAGATCCAAATCTAACCAAATTACTTATTGGTCTTGGTTGGGATGAGCGCGCAACCTCTGGTGCTGAATTCGATCTTGATGCGAGCGTATTTTTATTAAATGCAGCTGGCAAAGTACGCGGCGACCATGACTTTATCTTTTATAATCAGCTCAAATCTGATAATGGCGCCGTTGAGCATACCGGTGACAACCGTACGGGCGAAGGTGACGGTGATGACGAAGTGGTCAAAGTCAACCTAACGCAAGTACCTGCTGATGTCGATAAAATCGTTGTCACTGTGACTATCCATGATGCCGCTGCGCGTAGCCAAAATTTCGGACAAGTAGCCAATGCATTTATTCGCGTTGTTAATGAAGAAACGGGTACTGAAGTGGTCCGTTTTGATTTAGCAGAAGACCACTCTATTGAGACAGCGATGGTATTTGGCGAAGTCTATCGCCACAATGCCGAATGGAAATTCCGCGCCGTTGGTCAAGGCTATTCAGGTGGTCTACAAGTGATGTGCCAGCAATATGGTGTTGATATCTAA
- the rlmKL gene encoding bifunctional 23S rRNA (guanine(2069)-N(7))-methyltransferase RlmK/23S rRNA (guanine(2445)-N(2))-methyltransferase RlmL — MTETTALASSTVSSAPLSLDLIITCADGLEAPLQTELTSFGIASEMKSTGRLAVTGTLRDLYKICLWSRVASRVLMLIKRKNINAEYDVAEQLYGLAKSVNWTEQFSLEQTFAIRLSVDKRVAVSQQFAMLRIKDAIADTFNEVYESRPNVDSKNPDFSIFATVNDKQAELYLDLSGTSLHRRGYRVAMTEAPLKENLAAALLYSAGWHQKNEAGDAPFYNALIDPMCGSGTFIIEALLMHCDYAVGIDKAANQFGFYEWQHHDAALWQEMIDDAQTRFRAALEIANEQPDTLPLIFGFDADNGAIIATEKNLIAAGLQDLLPLLDIETRALDQLSTLLKPLVADGRLSNPLIITNPPYGERLGDEEMIKPLYQSIGLILQDSFAGSGVDPMLGILASHVEQVDILPIREPKTLRCHNGAITVYFRYGTLIAGQTGNLVNRFEKREIEVEDGQDFINRLQKNLTRLKKLAKKDNVSNIRVYNADLPDFKVAIDLYGDYAHVQEYAPPKTIPPETAKKRFNLALMGIREVFGINREQIFIKTRARQSGNDQYSKQGNTEKRGKFYIAREDGAYLYVNFTDYLDTGLFIDHRNMRARIKDNSRNKSVLNLFAYTCTASVHAALAGAKKVTSVDLSQNYLDWGKQNFALNGLNVSGNKYQFVAADIFEWIKDNTEQFDIIFIDPPTFSNSKKFQGTFDVQRDHAALINRAMNRLTADGILYFSNNFTRFELDEQLTERYDIVDITQKTIGFDFDIKKPIHQSFEIRHRQSI, encoded by the coding sequence ATGACCGAAACAACCGCGCTCGCCTCTTCCACAGTATCTTCGGCACCGTTGTCGCTTGACCTTATCATTACCTGCGCCGATGGGTTAGAAGCACCGCTACAGACTGAGCTGACCAGTTTTGGTATTGCAAGCGAGATGAAAAGCACTGGTCGCCTTGCTGTTACGGGTACCTTGCGTGATTTATATAAGATCTGCCTTTGGTCGCGCGTGGCATCTCGTGTATTAATGCTGATTAAACGCAAAAATATCAATGCCGAATATGATGTGGCTGAGCAGCTGTATGGTTTGGCAAAATCGGTCAATTGGACGGAGCAATTTAGCTTAGAGCAGACATTTGCGATTCGTCTGTCTGTGGATAAACGTGTGGCAGTCAGCCAACAGTTTGCCATGCTACGTATCAAAGATGCGATTGCTGATACCTTTAACGAAGTATATGAAAGCCGCCCTAACGTCGATAGTAAAAATCCAGACTTTTCTATTTTTGCGACCGTCAATGACAAGCAAGCTGAATTGTATTTGGATTTGTCAGGTACCAGTTTACATCGCCGTGGCTATCGCGTGGCAATGACAGAGGCACCATTAAAAGAAAACTTAGCAGCTGCCCTACTTTATAGTGCAGGCTGGCATCAGAAAAATGAGGCAGGTGACGCGCCTTTTTATAATGCACTAATCGACCCGATGTGTGGCTCTGGTACCTTTATCATTGAAGCGCTACTCATGCATTGTGATTATGCCGTCGGTATTGATAAAGCCGCCAATCAATTTGGTTTTTACGAGTGGCAGCATCATGATGCGGCACTATGGCAAGAGATGATTGATGATGCACAGACACGTTTCCGTGCAGCCTTAGAGATTGCTAATGAGCAGCCGGATACTTTGCCGCTCATCTTTGGATTCGATGCTGATAATGGCGCCATCATTGCCACAGAAAAGAACCTGATTGCCGCCGGTCTGCAAGACTTATTGCCGCTACTCGATATCGAAACGCGCGCCCTTGATCAGCTAAGTACGCTATTAAAACCCTTGGTTGCTGACGGTCGTCTAAGCAATCCTTTGATTATCACCAACCCACCTTATGGTGAGCGTCTGGGTGATGAAGAAATGATTAAGCCATTATATCAATCGATTGGTCTTATATTACAAGACAGCTTTGCTGGTAGTGGTGTTGATCCGATGCTTGGTATATTGGCATCTCACGTTGAGCAAGTAGATATCTTGCCTATCAGAGAGCCAAAAACGTTGCGGTGTCATAATGGTGCCATTACCGTGTATTTCCGCTATGGTACCTTGATTGCTGGACAAACGGGTAATCTTGTTAATCGTTTTGAGAAACGTGAAATTGAGGTTGAAGACGGTCAAGATTTTATCAACCGTTTGCAAAAAAACCTGACCCGACTAAAGAAATTGGCTAAAAAAGACAACGTGAGCAATATCCGGGTCTACAACGCTGACTTACCTGATTTTAAAGTGGCGATCGACTTATATGGCGACTATGCTCATGTGCAAGAGTACGCGCCGCCGAAAACTATTCCACCAGAAACTGCCAAAAAACGCTTTAATTTGGCGTTAATGGGTATTCGTGAAGTGTTCGGCATTAACCGCGAACAAATCTTTATTAAAACTCGTGCTCGTCAATCCGGTAATGACCAATATAGTAAACAAGGCAATACCGAAAAGCGTGGCAAGTTTTATATTGCCCGCGAAGATGGCGCTTATCTGTATGTCAATTTCACCGATTATCTCGATACGGGTTTATTTATTGACCATCGCAATATGCGTGCGCGTATCAAAGACAACAGTCGTAATAAGTCGGTATTGAACTTATTCGCTTATACTTGTACGGCGAGTGTGCATGCTGCATTGGCGGGCGCTAAAAAAGTGACCAGCGTGGATTTATCACAGAATTACCTGGATTGGGGCAAGCAAAACTTTGCCTTGAATGGCTTAAATGTCAGTGGTAATAAATATCAATTTGTTGCTGCCGATATTTTTGAGTGGATCAAAGACAATACGGAACAATTCGATATTATCTTTATTGATCCACCAACCTTTTCAAACTCTAAAAAGTTTCAAGGTACCTTTGATGTCCAGCGTGATCATGCTGCACTGATTAACCGTGCCATGAACCGCTTAACGGCAGATGGTATTTTATACTTCTCTAATAACTTTACCCGCTTTGAGCTGGATGAGCAGTTGACTGAACGTTATGACATCGTCGATATTACCCAAAAAACTATCGGTTTTGATTTTGATATCAAAAAACCGATTCATCAAAGTTTTGAGATTCGTCATCGTCAGAGTATATAA
- a CDS encoding mechanosensitive ion channel family protein produces the protein MAITSITEFFQEIARDLHTSLYLAIGGSIEEGTLDWSSKSVELVSTGIKILILLAISGFLYWLAIYVLKKSKARIRLNERWAKIARSILRYVWAVTSVIAIMSQLNFEPDTIKATAKASTWAGIYYVLWTSSGQIIHKILQHYGLNASIEQLLKNILSVLLLVLGLASVMAQFGFDIVSLVAGLGIAGLAVGFAAQSTLANFIAGITILLEQSFQVGDWVNINDNEGRVVVIALRTTHILTRDNITVIIPNSNVASSVVTNLTSKNFIRFDIQMRIAFEDDIDKAREEILQVLSDSEAVLNRPESSATVAEIGEYGVYFIVRFWVKPAAVARMPKIKEDLRENIKRAFDAADISTPYPHMRLLMPREDVYPIVTKPKPLATTAQTVSESLALNKDQH, from the coding sequence ATGGCAATCACTAGTATTACTGAGTTTTTTCAAGAGATTGCTCGCGATCTGCATACCAGCCTTTATCTTGCCATTGGTGGCTCTATCGAGGAAGGCACCTTAGATTGGTCGTCTAAATCAGTAGAACTGGTGAGCACTGGCATCAAAATCCTAATATTGCTTGCGATATCGGGGTTTCTTTATTGGCTTGCTATCTATGTACTCAAAAAAAGCAAAGCACGCATTCGCCTTAATGAGCGCTGGGCTAAAATTGCCCGCTCAATCCTGCGTTATGTATGGGCCGTGACCAGTGTCATTGCTATTATGAGTCAGCTGAATTTTGAGCCAGATACCATCAAGGCCACTGCCAAAGCCAGTACATGGGCGGGGATATATTATGTATTATGGACATCTTCTGGACAAATTATCCATAAAATCCTACAGCACTATGGTCTAAACGCCTCTATTGAGCAGCTGCTTAAAAATATCTTATCGGTGCTGCTATTAGTCTTAGGGCTTGCCAGTGTCATGGCACAGTTTGGCTTTGATATTGTCTCTTTAGTAGCAGGTTTGGGTATCGCCGGTTTGGCAGTCGGTTTTGCCGCGCAGTCAACGCTTGCCAATTTTATTGCGGGCATTACTATTTTGCTTGAGCAGTCCTTTCAAGTCGGTGACTGGGTCAACATCAATGACAATGAAGGTCGCGTAGTGGTGATTGCCTTACGTACGACCCATATCTTAACTCGTGACAATATTACAGTCATCATACCCAATTCGAATGTCGCCTCCTCCGTCGTTACCAACCTGACCTCCAAAAACTTTATACGCTTTGATATTCAGATGCGTATTGCTTTTGAAGATGATATCGATAAAGCACGTGAGGAAATTCTGCAGGTACTGTCTGATAGTGAGGCGGTACTTAACCGACCTGAGTCTTCTGCGACCGTGGCAGAGATTGGCGAGTATGGCGTATATTTTATTGTACGCTTTTGGGTCAAACCAGCGGCAGTAGCTCGTATGCCCAAAATCAAAGAGGATTTACGAGAGAATATCAAACGCGCTTTTGATGCCGCTGATATCTCGACCCCTTATCCTCATATGCGCCTCTTAATGCCAAGAGAAGACGTCTATCCGATTGTGACCAAGCCCAAGCCATTGGCAACGACCGCGCAAACTGTTTCAGAGTCATTAGCGCTGAACAAAGACCAGCATTAA
- a CDS encoding dihydrolipoyl dehydrogenase, producing the protein MNKQPDTASDPSAPFDHSTHQNVTRKVSVAVIGAGTAGQNAFRQAKKSVEDIIIINDGFWTTTCIAVGCMPSKLLIAAADRAHDANHSGEFGIHATAHIDGKQVMERVRAERGHFSSYIEKYVDSWSEDSKIAGRAYINKQGLIEVNDELIQADKIIVATGSSTFIPDGWADKLGDTMLTSDTVFELVDLPKSMAVIGAGAIGLELAQAFTRLGVKVTVFNRAKRVAGLKDNDINNKAIDCLSRELTMHLGSKITDIGQKLDGNIDKNIDKKNIAAFIDYEDSAGKVQQWQGDYVLVATGRRNNIDTLGVENLGVELDDKNRPKNLDKKTGKIGDLDVYIVGDANAHIPLLHVASDEGFSAGSMVCGNKKDAYIRPPATPFSIVFSSPQIVNVGMSLPDIEQDPTLEHVIGKVNFDNQGRSRVMGVNCGLLHIYGCEKTDRILGASMVGPDAEYIGHILAMAITNDLSIKDILDTPFYHPTILEALRAALRDVQDLMEIPYQSLDTQQHSS; encoded by the coding sequence ATGAATAAACAGCCTGATACCGCCTCCGATCCTTCTGCTCCCTTTGATCATAGCACTCATCAAAACGTGACGCGCAAGGTATCTGTTGCGGTCATTGGTGCTGGGACTGCCGGTCAAAACGCTTTTCGTCAAGCAAAAAAATCTGTAGAAGATATCATTATTATTAATGATGGCTTTTGGACAACGACCTGTATTGCGGTGGGTTGTATGCCAAGCAAATTACTCATTGCCGCCGCTGACCGCGCTCATGATGCCAATCATTCTGGTGAATTTGGCATCCATGCCACTGCTCACATAGATGGCAAACAAGTAATGGAACGGGTGCGCGCTGAGCGTGGTCATTTTTCCAGCTACATCGAAAAATACGTCGATAGCTGGTCTGAGGATAGCAAAATAGCGGGACGTGCTTATATTAATAAGCAAGGTCTGATTGAGGTCAATGATGAGTTGATACAAGCAGATAAAATCATTGTCGCTACTGGCAGCTCGACCTTTATTCCAGATGGCTGGGCTGACAAGCTTGGCGACACCATGCTGACCTCAGACACTGTCTTTGAGTTAGTCGACTTGCCAAAATCCATGGCTGTCATTGGTGCAGGTGCCATAGGTTTAGAGCTTGCCCAAGCCTTTACACGTTTGGGTGTAAAGGTAACGGTATTTAATCGCGCCAAACGCGTTGCTGGTTTAAAAGATAATGATATCAATAACAAAGCCATTGACTGCCTAAGTCGCGAGCTGACCATGCACTTGGGGAGTAAAATTACTGATATCGGTCAAAAATTAGATGGAAATATCGATAAAAATATAGATAAAAAGAACATCGCTGCATTTATTGACTATGAAGACAGCGCCGGTAAGGTACAACAATGGCAAGGTGACTATGTACTGGTCGCGACCGGTCGACGCAACAATATAGATACATTGGGTGTTGAAAACCTTGGCGTTGAGCTCGATGATAAAAATCGCCCAAAAAACCTTGATAAAAAAACTGGTAAAATCGGTGATTTAGACGTTTATATTGTAGGTGATGCCAATGCCCATATTCCATTGCTTCATGTAGCAAGCGATGAAGGTTTCAGTGCCGGAAGTATGGTCTGCGGCAACAAAAAAGACGCCTATATTCGTCCGCCTGCAACGCCATTTTCCATCGTCTTTAGTTCACCGCAAATCGTCAATGTCGGTATGTCTTTACCAGATATCGAACAAGATCCAACGCTTGAACACGTGATTGGGAAAGTCAACTTTGACAATCAAGGTCGTAGCCGTGTTATGGGTGTCAACTGTGGTCTATTGCATATTTATGGCTGTGAAAAAACAGACAGAATCTTGGGCGCAAGCATGGTTGGTCCGGATGCAGAATATATCGGTCATATATTGGCAATGGCAATTACCAACGACTTGAGTATCAAAGACATACTCGACACCCCTTTTTATCACCCTACTATTTTAGAGGCTTTGCGTGCTGCCTTGCGTGATGTTCAGGATTTGATGGAAATACCGTATCAATCGCTTGATACCCAACAACACAGCTCTTGA
- a CDS encoding peroxiredoxin yields MMAKPTTETITLPDFPVTIVRELDGHFIHDDISLKELVANTSKGLILYFYPKDNTPGCTTQATEFTAHLNEFDDLGYDIIGVSRDSVESHESFITKYNLQIPLISDADEKLCHHFDVIKEKNMYGNITLGLVRSAFVFDKNGTLTHAQRNLKAKDYTERLLTTLAP; encoded by the coding sequence ATGATGGCAAAGCCAACCACAGAAACCATTACCCTACCTGATTTTCCAGTCACCATCGTACGCGAGCTAGACGGTCATTTCATTCATGATGACATCAGCTTAAAAGAGCTAGTAGCCAATACCAGCAAAGGACTTATCCTTTATTTTTATCCAAAAGACAATACCCCTGGCTGCACCACACAAGCGACAGAGTTTACCGCCCATCTTAACGAGTTTGATGACTTAGGCTATGACATCATTGGCGTCTCACGTGATAGCGTTGAATCACATGAAAGCTTTATTACCAAATACAATCTACAGATCCCACTTATCAGTGATGCCGATGAAAAACTTTGCCACCATTTTGATGTGATTAAAGAAAAGAACATGTATGGCAATATTACTCTAGGTCTTGTGCGTTCAGCATTTGTCTTTGATAAAAATGGTACGCTCACTCATGCACAGCGCAACCTTAAAGCAAAGGATTATACTGAGCGTTTATTAACCACGCTTGCGCCTTAG